The Engystomops pustulosus chromosome 2, aEngPut4.maternal, whole genome shotgun sequence genomic interval taagcgcttcccaagcgacattttttcggtttttaaatgcagcggtttttccgaatacgtcaggttttcgttcggccgcgcccccccgatttccgtcacgcgcaagccggcgccgatgcgccacaatccgatcgcgtgcgccacaatcccggggcaattcaggtacaatcggcgcaaatcggaaatattcgggtaaaccgcgaatcgggcccttagtaaatgacccccaatgtgttgtatTATTTTTAATGTGCAACATAAGAAAACCAGGCTGTCTTTGTCTGAAGGTGCAGTAGAGACCCATAACTGAGATATCATAAGCCAACCTAATAATGAAGCTGTTTAAAGGGATATTATACATAAACACTTATCCATTGACATGTTAACAATAATTGTATACTTACTGTTCGCTGAGCTGTTCTCATAAAGCTCATCTGTAAAACAGAAAGAAATACACTTTAGTATAAAATAACAATAACGAGAATATATCTATATTGTTGAATACATTACAAAGACACTAAGATATGATTTACCAAGAACTTACCTGCAGTTAAAAGTACACTGACAAAACCAGTATTGCCCTGACTAGATGCTGATTTACTTTGTGTGCTACAATCCTGTAGAACAAAAATGACACTTACAATGCAGGTAACAAAACAAGGAATTATACAAAAAAGTGAACTTAAAAGAGAATAACATGAAATAAACAACATTTTGCAATCTTATATGGATACAAAAGAAAATATAGGAaaataaaaagtctcataaattGGAGAATTTTAATTCATAGCTTCTTTAAAAATTAAACATGCAGCTAAGGGCTCTCTTAGTTTGGCATAGGTACCTTACAACTTCCACACATGTTAGCCGCCTTGCCACTGTAATGAATTATGATCATTTGCTTGCTACATATCctggacataggggcacatttatgacTCACTGTTGTAAAGTGCGCCAGCTTATGATGTTCTCCTGGCACCCACCAAATTTATGAAGAGGTGTTGGGCACCTACAATGTACTGTGCCAGCGGggcagttctatgccaggtctaGTCTGATTCAGAATTGTGCTGTAGCCTGCACCTGAATAGACACTGGGCAGTAACACCACATCACTGCATTTCATGCGTACAAGCGCTGATAAATCATAGCATTTATCATTATACCATTTTGCACTGGCCTTGAACTCAAAAACAAGTGGCTGTGAAGTGCTAAGGGATcacaaaattaaaataaatttattgtactccaaaacaaataaaaatagtcGGTTCTTCTTTAAATGTTCTGTGTTGTTGTACATATTTACAAGGAGCTAAATAGAGCTGTAACATCTGTTAGGACTTACTATTTGGCAATTCTGTGTGCAGATCTGAAGTTCAGCAGTAATGTTAAGAGTGGTATAACCAGTTATCTGGAAAACTTTCATAAGGAAACGTGATTCAGAGCTGTTCCCATTGTTGGCCACACTCAAAAGATTTGCTGTCAGTCCAGTGGTTGGACACCTAGACAAAGAAGTTATAATAGATATATTTGCTTGGAAATCATTTTATGGGAACACATGGGTTATTCCTTAAATATATCATtgcatatacaaaatataaaatgctcAATATAAAAATTTGAATATGAATTTTGAATTTCCAAAATAATTACATTGTAAAGATTATTTCAAGCAATATATGGGGGTTGTCTGGGCACAACAAAACATGGcaaatttcttccaaaaacagcactacactatgacctgaccatggtttgtgtcgGTATTGCAGATTGTATGGAAATAAATGAAGCTTGGTTGCAATACCATGCGCTACCAATGGTAAGTTGTGGCGATGTTTTTGGAACAcagaagccatgtttttccacctccggaCAACAGTGGCTGCACAGAGCTTTTCCAAGCCTTTGGCATTTACTCTTTAGTACATTGGCATAGCCTGCTGCACTACAATTTTCTTTAGATAGATATTGTTTGTCCATTACTAAATTGTTTTGGTCCCCAACATTAAGAGAATTGTTTACCTTTTACCTTTGACAGTTACAGATCACAAAGGATCTGGATTTTCTATTTGGGTTATGTATCATAAGCCTTAGATCTTTTTCTTAAGATGAGATCAATTCACTACCTATGCCCACAGTAGCACTTACCCATCTTTAAGCAGATCAAATGTTGGACCATTTTCTGCAGGTGAAGCATAGATTCTAAGCACTTTAATTTTAAAAGTGTCAACATTTATGTCAGGGATATACACAGAAAGGTACACGGTACTGTCCACATACAAAGGGTCATCTACAGAGAGCAAGGTGctgaatatgttatctttataaaCAACCATGGTCACTGGGAGGGTAGTCTGTGTATCAGGGATATTTATCACTGTAGTCCTGAAAGACAGAAACACAAACacattattatttgtctgctttGAATAATGAAAGAAGAAAGATATGTAGTGCGTTCCATTGCAATATCTATATCTGAGGACTAACATGTACTAGATTATCCTAGAAAATCCCTAGATATTGATTGTTTCTTTTCTATTACATGTATGTCTAAAGGGGATCTCCAGTATGGAGCTCAGCTCCACCTCTTTGCTACATTCaggtttttatgcatttttgagtGTGTTTTGTATGATGATCCAATTTTGGCTATGGCTTCAAATAATGCATTAGAAATCCCTATGTTATGTCCTTACCCATACTTGGTATTAAAGCTGAATATACTGTAAATGCATAGAACTGTAGAGGCAAAGAACTGAATTTTTAGCAACATTTTAATGTTAGCCAGGTAAAATGTATTTTGGCTCAGATTTTCTCTATGTAACTTTATATACCTATTAAAAACTATACTGTCAGTAGCTATATAGGAGTACTATTGTAGGAAAAGCAATATTTACCCGATGACTGGCTTCAGCGTGACATTGAGTGTAATCGTTGAATTGAGAGGATAAACACATGAAATGCTTAAATTTACATCATTTCGAGTTTGGATGGGGCTTGTCTTTGCATGTATATAAAGGTGATTGGAGTATATGACATGACTGCTATTTACCTAAAAACAAGAATGGAAAACTTGAGTTAGTAATAAAGATTCTGTCCATTAGTTGTACATACAAATTTTCTtaggttacttaaaggggttttcccatgaacaaaagctaggccctatccacagagacccccacagatgacaaaaatgaggggtccccACGTATTTCTGttagaccccttgtcgctccgtcagactaatggagtagacggccgcgcatgaccactCTACTCCATTaagctctatggagctgacagaaattgctgagTGCCATGCTGATTTTCGTGCTTTCACTTTTCTGTTatctattgtatttttattttaaattttgctaATTCCGTATGGTATTAACTTACATATAGAGTGTTACCACAGTCGCCAGGAGCCAAAGATCTGTGGAGAGTCATGAGCGCAGTGTCATTTACAATTTCTCTTGCAGCTACACAGGTGTTATTTGTCAGCGTTATATTTGTACTATTGTATCCATTTTTCTCCAGCCAACATTTGGAGATGAACACATTCATGGTTCCACCACTACAATCAATTTTCGGTTCTGGAGTTTTGCCTAATAAGAGAAGCATAGATAGCAGTGTAAATCTGCAATATTGTGTATTTTTGGACTATGCAATTGATATAAACTCAGTCTTTAGCAATACCAAAGATCCATTTTCATTATTTGCATTATAGTCATTGAGAAAATAAACCCTAATGGCAACTTAAATGTTCTAAATGTACAAAAACTGATTGTGGAGATTAATTTagtttatatgttatatatatcagTCCTATTCAACTCATTTGGATCTGAGTCAGGTTAGGTTCACATACACATATGCACAAAAGGCTCAGTTCAAGGACCTGAAGGCAGAAAGAAGGAACCCAGTTATGCATATAGTGTAAAGCTACGTATGTGGTGTACAGGGGCGTAATAATTGCAGTTACAGGGTGTGTGACCGCAAACGGGACCATAGGAAGTGCAGGAGGACAGCACTACTGTGGTCTAAGTCTGTGCACTTCGCCACTGCAGCTACTAGGGAGTTTCGGACCCCTGTATGCTTGTGCAATGGCAGAACAGGGAGTAATAGACCTTGCTGTTTGAAAGCGCTATTAGTGCCGGCAACGCAATGACTTCACCAGATCTCCGGCGCTGGAGGCCTTACTGCAGGTGGAGAAGAGAAGTAAACATGGCTTCGGCCCACCAAGAGAGATCATCAGGTAAGAGGTAAGtactatttgtttgttttttaaaatatatcatGCACTAACAATATGAATGGGGACAAAATAGAGTGGATGGAGGCAAAGCAGCTGGGGCATTATATATAGGAAAAAGAGTGTG includes:
- the LOC140118762 gene encoding pancreatic secretory granule membrane major glycoprotein GP2-like, with the translated sequence MKTFLAVTVILSIILSAHAACEVCASDEYCDASTNCSCNSTLYSNIGKTPEPKIDCSGGTMNVFISKCWLEKNGYNSTNITLTNNTCVAAREIVNDTALMTLHRSLAPGDCGNTLYVNSSHVIYSNHLYIHAKTSPIQTRNDVNLSISCVYPLNSTITLNVTLKPVIGTTVINIPDTQTTLPVTMVVYKDNIFSTLLSVDDPLYVDSTVYLSVYIPDINVDTFKIKVLRIYASPAENGPTFDLLKDGCPTTGLTANLLSVANNGNSSESRFLMKVFQITGYTTLNITAELQICTQNCQIDCSTQSKSASSQGNTGFVSVLLTADELYENSSANTFSLTWTLSSVLLALILEKLV